From a region of the Thermoplasmata archaeon genome:
- a CDS encoding tetratricopeptide repeat protein, which translates to MVPPAVEERFLPSVESLEAAMRAARRSAEQGDLDGALRQLGVALRLKPEYDAAWLMRGHVLRRANDLEGALESFAQALKINGESEESWMGLASTLHELGRFPEEVEAYDRVLAIHPRSTEAWIDKGAVLHELGDYRGAISCYDTVLGWRPEHVAAWNNKGAALMRLGDEPAAAECIDEALHLDPDFFDAIANRVLLCQKGGRHGETVLWTDRALRIRDAAWLWYVKGLAHLGLSESTLAMKAFERALASNPSLQDARAGLRRAKALREKVDFYRGAYECFGTHLPGDPGCAECAISVRCREVTP; encoded by the coding sequence ATGGTCCCTCCCGCCGTCGAGGAGCGGTTCCTTCCCAGCGTCGAGTCGTTGGAGGCGGCGATGCGGGCGGCGCGTCGGTCGGCCGAGCAAGGCGACCTCGACGGCGCCCTGAGACAGCTCGGCGTCGCCCTGCGCCTGAAACCGGAGTACGATGCGGCCTGGCTCATGCGCGGACATGTGCTCCGGAGGGCGAACGACCTGGAAGGCGCCCTCGAGTCGTTCGCGCAAGCGCTGAAAATCAACGGGGAGTCGGAGGAATCCTGGATGGGCCTCGCCTCGACGCTCCACGAGCTCGGCCGTTTCCCGGAAGAGGTCGAAGCGTACGATCGCGTCCTCGCGATCCACCCCCGGTCGACCGAGGCCTGGATCGACAAAGGTGCGGTCCTCCACGAGCTCGGAGACTACCGGGGCGCGATCTCCTGCTACGACACGGTCCTCGGCTGGCGTCCGGAGCACGTGGCCGCCTGGAACAACAAGGGGGCCGCGTTGATGCGTCTCGGCGACGAGCCGGCGGCCGCAGAGTGCATCGACGAGGCGCTCCATCTGGATCCCGATTTCTTCGACGCGATCGCGAACCGCGTCCTCCTGTGCCAGAAGGGAGGCCGCCACGGCGAGACGGTCCTCTGGACCGACCGCGCGCTCCGGATCCGTGACGCCGCGTGGCTTTGGTACGTCAAAGGGCTCGCGCACCTCGGCCTCTCCGAGTCGACCCTGGCGATGAAGGCGTTCGAGCGCGCGCTCGCCTCGAATCCCTCCCTCCAGGACGCCCGCGCGGGCCTTCGGAGGGCGAAGGCGCTCCGGGAGAAGGTGGACTTCTACCGAGGCGCCTACGAGTGTTTCGGGACGCACTTGCCCGGCGACCCCGGGTGCGCGGAATGCGCGATCTCCGTGCGGTGCCGGGAGGTGACGCCGTGA
- a CDS encoding DUF835 domain-containing protein has protein sequence MPMDLEKGACYLVKEKKPELSFRLFDLLIAQRTPGVCITRQYPERVRRERGLTDVRVIWLSHTPGEDFHNPTAIGTLAKVIQKFIEDNNGEGAVLLDGLEYLIINNGFLQTLMFVEHVNEFVMQRRAVIIFPVSPETLEEKELALLERNVKVLESPALKTDLEAREVSRLLDTY, from the coding sequence ATGCCCATGGACCTCGAGAAAGGCGCGTGTTACCTCGTGAAGGAGAAGAAGCCCGAGCTCAGCTTCCGTCTCTTCGATCTCCTGATCGCGCAGCGGACCCCGGGGGTGTGCATCACCCGCCAATATCCGGAGCGAGTGCGGCGGGAGCGCGGCCTCACGGACGTCCGTGTCATCTGGCTCAGTCACACGCCGGGCGAGGACTTCCACAACCCGACCGCGATCGGCACCCTGGCGAAGGTGATCCAGAAGTTCATCGAGGACAACAACGGGGAGGGCGCCGTGCTCCTCGACGGCTTGGAGTACCTGATCATCAACAATGGGTTCCTCCAGACCCTGATGTTCGTCGAGCATGTCAACGAGTTCGTCATGCAGCGCCGCGCCGTCATCATCTTCCCGGTGAGCCCGGAGACGCTCGAGGAGAAGGAGCTCGCCTTACTCGAGCGCAACGTGAAGGTGCTGGAGTCACCGGCCCTCAAGACGGATCTCGAGGCGCGCGAGGTCAGCCGGCTCCTCGACACCTATTGA
- a CDS encoding tetratricopeptide repeat protein, with protein sequence MPPSRCVRCGASSRDALCGACTDYLVAYCPFWLDPALLPGPSLIDLVDPRDVALVAADLSQVEWHAPPSETPSADAVRLVQLLRLDMDTHPVVSVGDAEILHAFLRDGRRAPPRSSEERAALVAVCRYLSACGWMPSHLASEYRLRTDVLEHAETLVGAEGTGPLDREPPIESVEPATFEAAAEPSRLPESDEEVVPPLESGPGPAPPDIEPPDSEEVALPAPQPLPPEPIPRPEPPLPLPEPPGPGPEPEPEPEPEELADDEALAEIEAMKGALAKERADVESWVRSRSEEIRAKEDFLAGREMAVTSKEQQVEAEARAATERLVALEKGAARREALRFLGTVPGMSESSADVIATAFPDMDALRGADAKALTQCKGVSDGLARAIRYELVPGEVEGEQRTSRLRDEAHGFLEEGDYAAALACYDRLSRAHPEDIGVWFDRAQLLVLLNRTGEALQCYARVIELDRKNGRAWFERANLLFGGGRLPEAVDALREALKIDPSKGGEIALRAEQLRRDGHPNEAVLLFQAVLDADPGEARAALGLGDSLLDLGDTDAAEALFTRALGKDPRNALLVFRKGELLERKGRWGAAIQYYNRAIALRWNFAAPWLAKGRILLDHGRAKEALEYFDKALSFEPGLVDAWAGKARALAALGDRDAAAAALERASEIGPDAPAVRAAREAIGVPSPPEAESSAAAMADLPSLAKAFADIEDEPEAEPPRESVSPDFAAFVESIEPEKEDTQVLLQLAELALEGGDPQMALLRYDQAIERDARSPDAWTGKGVAFQQLERYRDALEAYDRALALKPDHEPALKWRTTCLRHVDREADG encoded by the coding sequence GTGCCCCCCTCGCGCTGCGTTCGATGCGGCGCTTCGAGTCGCGACGCCCTGTGCGGCGCGTGCACCGACTACCTCGTCGCGTACTGTCCGTTCTGGCTGGACCCCGCGCTCCTTCCCGGCCCGTCGTTGATCGATCTCGTGGACCCGCGGGACGTCGCGCTCGTTGCAGCGGACCTCTCCCAGGTCGAATGGCATGCCCCGCCCTCGGAGACGCCCTCCGCCGACGCGGTCCGTCTGGTCCAGCTCCTTCGACTCGACATGGACACGCATCCCGTGGTCAGCGTCGGAGATGCGGAGATCCTCCATGCGTTCCTGCGGGATGGCCGGCGGGCCCCGCCGAGGAGTTCGGAGGAACGCGCGGCCCTCGTCGCGGTCTGCCGCTACCTGTCGGCGTGCGGATGGATGCCCTCCCACCTCGCCTCCGAGTATCGGCTCCGGACGGACGTCCTCGAACACGCCGAGACGTTGGTCGGGGCCGAGGGGACAGGCCCATTGGACCGCGAGCCCCCCATCGAATCGGTGGAGCCAGCCACCTTCGAGGCCGCGGCGGAGCCGTCGCGGCTCCCGGAGTCCGATGAAGAAGTCGTCCCACCGTTGGAGTCGGGACCGGGACCGGCGCCCCCGGACATCGAGCCCCCGGACTCGGAGGAGGTCGCGCTGCCCGCTCCCCAACCGCTCCCGCCGGAGCCGATTCCCCGGCCCGAACCTCCGCTGCCGCTGCCGGAGCCCCCGGGCCCCGGACCGGAGCCCGAGCCAGAACCGGAGCCAGAAGAACTCGCCGACGACGAGGCGCTCGCCGAAATCGAAGCGATGAAAGGCGCCCTCGCGAAGGAACGCGCGGACGTCGAGTCGTGGGTCCGTTCCCGGTCCGAGGAGATCCGGGCGAAAGAAGACTTCCTCGCGGGCCGCGAAATGGCGGTGACGTCGAAGGAGCAGCAGGTCGAGGCGGAGGCCCGCGCGGCGACGGAGCGGCTCGTCGCCCTCGAGAAGGGCGCGGCGCGCCGCGAAGCCCTTCGTTTCCTCGGTACTGTCCCCGGCATGTCCGAGTCCAGCGCGGACGTCATCGCGACGGCGTTTCCGGACATGGACGCCTTGCGCGGCGCCGATGCGAAGGCGTTGACGCAGTGCAAAGGAGTCTCCGACGGACTCGCGCGGGCGATCCGGTACGAGTTGGTCCCCGGGGAGGTCGAGGGCGAGCAACGGACATCGCGGCTACGGGACGAAGCGCACGGCTTCCTGGAGGAAGGCGACTACGCCGCGGCCCTCGCCTGTTACGACCGGCTGTCGCGCGCGCACCCCGAGGACATCGGCGTATGGTTCGACCGCGCGCAACTGCTCGTCCTCTTGAACCGGACCGGGGAGGCGCTGCAGTGTTATGCGCGCGTCATCGAGCTCGATCGGAAGAACGGACGGGCCTGGTTCGAGCGCGCGAACCTCTTATTCGGCGGCGGCCGGCTCCCCGAAGCCGTGGACGCCCTGCGCGAGGCGCTCAAGATCGATCCCTCGAAGGGAGGCGAGATCGCGCTCCGGGCGGAGCAGCTGCGGCGCGACGGTCATCCGAACGAGGCGGTCCTCCTGTTCCAGGCGGTCCTCGACGCAGATCCGGGCGAGGCGCGCGCGGCGCTCGGCCTCGGCGATTCCCTCCTCGACCTCGGCGATACGGACGCCGCGGAAGCACTGTTCACGCGAGCCCTCGGCAAGGATCCGCGGAACGCGCTGCTCGTGTTCCGAAAAGGCGAGCTCTTAGAGCGCAAGGGCCGGTGGGGCGCCGCGATTCAGTACTACAATCGCGCCATCGCGCTCCGCTGGAACTTCGCGGCCCCATGGCTGGCGAAAGGCAGGATCCTCCTCGACCACGGTCGCGCGAAGGAGGCGCTCGAGTACTTCGACAAGGCCCTTTCGTTCGAGCCGGGCCTCGTGGACGCGTGGGCGGGCAAAGCCCGAGCCCTTGCGGCCCTCGGCGACCGCGACGCCGCGGCGGCGGCCCTCGAGCGCGCTTCCGAAATCGGTCCGGACGCGCCGGCGGTGCGCGCGGCCCGGGAAGCGATCGGGGTGCCCTCCCCTCCCGAAGCGGAGTCGTCGGCCGCGGCGATGGCGGACCTGCCATCCCTCGCGAAAGCGTTCGCGGACATCGAGGACGAGCCGGAAGCGGAGCCCCCGAGGGAGTCCGTCTCCCCGGACTTCGCGGCATTCGTCGAGTCGATCGAACCGGAGAAGGAGGACACGCAGGTCCTCTTGCAGCTCGCGGAGCTGGCCCTCGAAGGCGGTGATCCGCAGATGGCGCTGCTCCGCTACGACCAGGCGATCGAGCGGGATGCGCGCAGCCCCGACGCATGGACGGGGAAGGGCGTCGCCTTTCAGCAACTCGAGCGGTATCGGGATGCGCTCGAAGCGTACGACCGTGCCCTCGCCCTCAAGCCGGACCATGAACCCGCGCTCAAGTGGCGGACGACGTGCCTCCGTCACGTCGACCGGGAGGCGGACGGGTGA
- a CDS encoding 30S ribosomal protein S15, with protein sequence MARLHAHRKGKSGSTRPFLKANPAWVGMEKAEVEDTILRLHQEGLSAAAIGVRLRDAYGVPSVRLATGRSVHEILRSKGAKFAMPEDLASLIKRAGSLQTHLKEHGKDLSNKRGLQLIESKIRRLSRYYKDRGLLPSDWDYSLKLAELQVK encoded by the coding sequence ATGGCCCGCCTCCATGCACACCGCAAGGGGAAGAGCGGTTCGACCCGACCGTTTCTGAAGGCGAATCCGGCCTGGGTCGGGATGGAGAAGGCCGAGGTGGAAGACACCATCCTGCGCCTGCACCAGGAAGGCCTCTCCGCCGCGGCGATCGGCGTGCGCCTGCGCGATGCGTACGGCGTCCCGAGCGTCCGCCTCGCCACGGGACGCAGCGTCCACGAAATCTTGCGGTCGAAAGGCGCGAAGTTCGCGATGCCCGAGGATCTCGCGAGCCTCATCAAGCGCGCCGGGAGCCTGCAGACGCACCTGAAGGAGCACGGCAAGGACCTGAGCAACAAGCGAGGGCTGCAGCTTATCGAGTCGAAGATCCGACGGCTGTCCCGCTACTACAAGGATCGCGGGCTCCTGCCCTCGGATTGGGATTACTCCCTCAAACTGGCGGAACTTCAAGTGAAGTAG
- a CDS encoding tetratricopeptide repeat protein: protein MSLPSAAEVEHADWPSLQRMCESLGLNPKGRSAVVRMRVLDHVRRRTRPEGWRAGPAQLAPLLTRLGFPDLAARLWESTIQLDAPAPWVGLGEADLARRRLGEATKAFRRAAQMGDPAADLHRAEALAADRDFEGAARLCDAYLALRPVDVRALLMKAGFLARAGFADEASNVLRVATEAHPAVPSLARAWGIALLRAGHPEDAASAFQEAVRRDARDASAWINRGAALLLAGRTREAIGALREFLEFDPRRAEALNNLGVAFVHSGRAGSGVTTLERAAKQVELPRIVLNLGKAHEEARQTADATRAYAQVLRMRPEDAEALAGRKRLAAGTAKNPLAAKPSPETGPGTSPKARRTPAKKSRKRRGT from the coding sequence GTGAGCCTGCCGTCCGCCGCGGAGGTAGAGCACGCCGACTGGCCATCGCTCCAGCGGATGTGCGAATCCCTCGGGCTGAATCCGAAAGGTCGCAGCGCGGTCGTACGGATGCGGGTCCTCGACCACGTCCGCCGTCGAACGCGTCCCGAGGGCTGGCGTGCGGGGCCCGCGCAACTCGCTCCGCTGCTCACCCGACTCGGATTTCCCGATCTCGCGGCGCGGCTCTGGGAGTCCACGATCCAATTGGACGCGCCCGCTCCGTGGGTCGGGCTGGGCGAGGCGGACCTCGCGCGTAGGCGCCTGGGGGAAGCCACGAAGGCGTTCCGGCGAGCCGCTCAGATGGGCGATCCAGCCGCGGACCTGCATCGGGCCGAGGCGCTCGCCGCCGACAGGGATTTCGAAGGGGCAGCGCGCCTGTGCGACGCGTACCTCGCCCTCCGCCCCGTGGATGTGCGGGCGCTCTTGATGAAAGCTGGATTCTTGGCGCGCGCCGGCTTTGCGGACGAGGCGAGCAACGTGCTCCGCGTGGCCACGGAAGCCCACCCAGCGGTCCCGAGCCTCGCGCGCGCGTGGGGGATCGCGCTCCTCAGGGCCGGCCATCCGGAGGACGCGGCGAGCGCGTTCCAGGAAGCCGTTCGGCGGGATGCACGGGACGCGAGCGCATGGATCAATCGAGGCGCCGCGTTGCTTTTGGCGGGTCGAACACGCGAAGCCATCGGCGCGCTCCGGGAATTCCTCGAATTCGATCCTAGGCGGGCGGAAGCGCTGAACAACCTCGGCGTCGCGTTCGTGCACTCGGGCCGGGCGGGTTCCGGAGTCACGACCCTCGAGCGGGCCGCGAAGCAGGTCGAGCTTCCTCGGATCGTGTTGAACCTCGGGAAGGCGCACGAGGAGGCGCGCCAGACCGCCGACGCGACGCGCGCCTATGCCCAGGTGCTGCGGATGCGCCCGGAAGACGCCGAGGCGCTCGCGGGACGGAAGCGTCTCGCCGCGGGAACGGCGAAGAATCCGCTCGCGGCCAAGCCGTCGCCCGAGACCGGACCGGGGACGTCACCGAAGGCGCGTCGGACTCCCGCCAAGAAATCGCGCAAACGACGCGGGACGTAA
- a CDS encoding class I SAM-dependent methyltransferase — MAPSSDVSYGRFARHYDQIYEGIVDYEGDVDFLEKVFRRFRLKPIAILDLGCGTGNHDLPLARRGYDVTGVDRSRAMLVRAREKAVAAGVRVRFVRADMRSFDLGRTFGAAVCMFGAFGYLLTPRDIARCLRSVRRHLSRDGLFVFEFWQGSAARPSPSQSWTHKRSPEREIIRLEESRFDPDTGRLPVEFRFFVLRDAHVLERFEEVHIVQTHHRDEIRTLLRRSGFDLLGAFAATNMKKGFGPATDKTFRVMAVARPRAQS; from the coding sequence ATGGCGCCGTCGTCGGACGTTTCCTACGGCCGTTTCGCCCGCCATTACGATCAAATCTATGAAGGAATCGTGGACTACGAAGGAGACGTCGATTTCCTGGAGAAGGTGTTCCGCCGTTTCCGGCTAAAACCCATCGCGATCCTGGACCTCGGGTGCGGGACCGGAAACCACGATCTCCCTCTCGCACGACGCGGATACGATGTGACCGGGGTCGATCGATCTCGGGCGATGCTCGTCCGGGCGCGAGAGAAAGCGGTCGCCGCGGGGGTCCGCGTCCGATTCGTCCGCGCCGATATGCGCTCGTTCGATCTAGGAAGAACCTTCGGGGCGGCCGTGTGCATGTTTGGAGCCTTCGGATATCTCCTCACACCGCGCGACATCGCGCGATGTTTGCGCTCCGTGCGGCGGCATTTGTCACGGGACGGACTCTTCGTCTTCGAGTTCTGGCAAGGGTCCGCCGCGCGGCCCTCGCCGTCCCAATCGTGGACCCACAAGCGAAGCCCGGAACGGGAGATCATCCGCTTGGAGGAGAGCCGCTTCGATCCGGACACGGGGCGGCTTCCCGTGGAGTTCCGCTTTTTCGTGTTGCGTGACGCCCACGTCCTGGAGCGGTTCGAAGAAGTCCACATCGTCCAGACGCACCATCGCGACGAAATCCGGACCCTCCTCCGCCGATCCGGCTTCGATCTACTGGGCGCGTTCGCGGCGACGAACATGAAGAAGGGATTCGGGCCCGCGACCGACAAAACGTTTCGCGTGATGGCGGTCGCGCGACCACGGGCTCAATCTTAA
- a CDS encoding AAA family ATPase has product MSFRAGPSVFKDQGKLSFDYVPEKMVHREAQMQRLFSYLRPIVEAGTSSNAFLFGPVGTGKTHTAKRFCADFRKHASEHDRAVDYAFVNCRQRMGDDAVLLALVRHFDPHHPERGFSVAEKLDTFKKHLEKHKLHFIVILDEVDALLKKSGADLVYAFARAAEESPGAKGNISMILISQRPNALEYMDPAALSTFRRSSVVEFPKYDHEELRDIVTIRVQLALHPGTVDQEIIDLIADIASEFGDARYAIELLEKAGMLADEESVEEVAPEHIRGAKAHVHPTDVQERLGLLDAPKKLVLLAIARKSRKKAYITMGDAEEAYTVVCEEYDQKPRAHTQFWKYVRDLDALGLIDTKLSGEGVVGKTTLISLPEIPAKVLADNLERSLKSR; this is encoded by the coding sequence GTGTCGTTCCGAGCCGGGCCCTCCGTGTTCAAAGACCAAGGGAAGCTCTCTTTCGACTACGTCCCGGAGAAGATGGTCCACCGGGAGGCACAGATGCAACGGCTCTTCAGCTACCTGCGACCGATCGTCGAGGCGGGCACGTCGAGCAACGCGTTCCTGTTCGGCCCCGTCGGCACGGGGAAGACCCACACCGCGAAGCGCTTCTGCGCAGACTTCCGGAAGCACGCCTCGGAGCACGACCGCGCGGTCGACTACGCGTTCGTGAACTGCCGGCAGCGGATGGGGGACGACGCGGTCCTGTTGGCCCTCGTCCGGCACTTCGACCCCCACCACCCAGAGCGCGGCTTCTCCGTCGCGGAGAAGCTCGACACGTTCAAGAAACACCTCGAGAAGCACAAGCTGCACTTCATCGTGATCCTCGATGAGGTCGACGCTCTCCTGAAGAAAAGCGGCGCGGATCTCGTCTACGCGTTCGCCCGCGCCGCAGAGGAGAGCCCCGGGGCAAAGGGGAACATCTCAATGATCCTGATCTCCCAACGGCCAAACGCCCTCGAGTACATGGACCCGGCGGCCCTGAGCACCTTCCGTCGCTCGAGCGTCGTCGAATTCCCGAAGTACGACCACGAGGAACTCCGGGACATCGTGACGATCCGCGTACAGCTCGCTTTGCATCCTGGCACGGTAGACCAAGAAATCATCGACTTGATCGCGGACATCGCATCCGAGTTCGGCGACGCGCGCTACGCGATCGAACTCCTCGAGAAGGCCGGCATGCTCGCGGACGAAGAAAGCGTCGAAGAGGTCGCGCCCGAACACATCCGAGGGGCCAAGGCCCACGTCCATCCGACGGATGTCCAAGAGCGTCTGGGCCTCCTCGATGCCCCGAAGAAACTCGTCCTCCTCGCGATCGCGCGCAAGAGCCGCAAGAAGGCGTACATCACCATGGGCGACGCGGAGGAGGCGTACACGGTCGTGTGCGAGGAGTACGACCAGAAGCCGAGGGCCCACACGCAGTTCTGGAAGTATGTTCGAGACTTGGACGCCCTCGGCCTGATCGACACGAAGCTGAGCGGCGAAGGGGTGGTCGGCAAGACGACGCTCATCTCTCTCCCGGAGATCCCGGCAAAAGTCCTCGCTGATAATCTGGAACGAAGTTTGAAGAGTCGATGA
- a CDS encoding DHH family phosphoesterase produces the protein MAKRLDDLAPQGLLDRAQRAVDLVDAASRIRVFCHYDPDGTTSASILARALMRRGKRIHASLAHALDRASADRLLAESNELLVVSDMGSAQLDLLERLPYPVVVLDHHKPVRDSEAIVHVNPHQHGIDGAREMCGATTTWLFTLLLDDRNWDLAGIAMAGAIGDMQAVGGFVGLNGALFAEAADRKIVVPERQLALRDLPLSKAIARSVRPYFRGLSGRPEASAAFLKKAGFDSDVSVRQLEPAARRKLTSVLALHLVENGAAPEALDTLVEDRYWIEPDQIYAQDLEAYVNSCDRLGQEGLGMAVCLGDREALGKAEGLLDQYTSRTLGYLTGLEREGLYTKKHIQFFYCDDPSLAGSVAGTGMQFFFDQARPVIALSVLDGHTKVSARGTRDQIASGVDLAVALREAAASVDGNGGGHNIASGATIPKGKEDKFVGMVDEIVGRQIGSRPAPQ, from the coding sequence ATGGCGAAGCGCCTGGACGACCTGGCGCCCCAAGGTCTTCTCGACCGCGCGCAGCGGGCCGTCGACCTCGTCGATGCGGCTTCGCGCATCCGCGTGTTCTGTCACTACGATCCGGACGGCACGACGTCGGCGTCGATCCTCGCGCGGGCCTTGATGCGCCGTGGGAAGCGAATCCACGCGTCGTTGGCGCACGCCCTCGACCGCGCTTCCGCGGACCGCCTCCTGGCGGAGTCGAATGAGCTCCTCGTGGTGAGCGATATGGGCTCGGCCCAGCTCGACCTCTTGGAGCGCCTGCCTTATCCCGTCGTGGTGTTGGACCACCACAAGCCGGTCCGGGACTCCGAGGCGATCGTGCACGTGAACCCGCATCAGCATGGCATCGACGGAGCCCGCGAGATGTGCGGTGCGACGACGACCTGGCTTTTCACGCTCCTCCTCGACGACCGAAATTGGGACCTCGCCGGCATCGCCATGGCCGGGGCGATCGGCGACATGCAGGCCGTCGGGGGATTCGTCGGGCTGAACGGCGCGCTCTTCGCCGAGGCCGCGGACCGCAAGATCGTCGTGCCGGAGCGTCAGCTCGCCCTCCGGGACTTGCCCCTGTCGAAGGCAATCGCACGCTCGGTCCGTCCGTACTTCCGCGGCCTGTCCGGGCGCCCCGAGGCGTCGGCCGCATTCCTGAAAAAGGCGGGCTTCGATTCCGACGTGAGCGTCCGTCAGCTTGAGCCCGCGGCGCGGAGGAAGCTGACGTCGGTGCTGGCGCTCCACCTCGTGGAGAACGGAGCCGCACCCGAGGCGCTCGACACGCTCGTCGAGGACCGCTACTGGATCGAGCCGGATCAGATCTACGCGCAGGACCTCGAGGCGTACGTGAACAGCTGCGACCGCCTCGGCCAGGAGGGGCTCGGGATGGCGGTGTGCCTCGGAGATCGGGAGGCCCTCGGGAAGGCCGAGGGGCTACTCGACCAATACACGTCCCGCACGCTCGGGTACCTCACCGGCCTGGAGCGGGAGGGGCTCTACACGAAGAAGCACATCCAGTTCTTCTACTGCGACGACCCGAGCCTCGCGGGATCCGTCGCGGGCACCGGAATGCAGTTCTTCTTCGACCAGGCGCGGCCGGTCATCGCCCTTTCCGTGTTGGACGGCCACACGAAGGTGTCGGCGCGCGGCACGCGGGACCAGATCGCATCGGGCGTCGATCTCGCGGTCGCCCTGCGGGAGGCCGCCGCGTCCGTCGACGGAAACGGCGGGGGGCACAACATCGCGTCCGGTGCGACGATCCCGAAGGGCAAGGAAGACAAGTTCGTCGGCATGGTCGACGAAATCGTCGGCCGCCAAATCGGGTCGCGTCCCGCGCCTCAATAG
- a CDS encoding GNAT family N-acetyltransferase: MRRARASDFPILWGATLQTAWDDIPEDERMRLDRRRWEAHFRKKIEPYFEGNRTERYVAEGPSGEFLGYLILGESGFLTPETHAFIYDIWVAPDQRGKGVGKSLVEWAGEWARKRGHRKIKLEVAETNARAQHVYESLGFRAERRYMGRILE, encoded by the coding sequence ATGCGACGAGCCCGCGCCTCGGACTTCCCAATCTTGTGGGGTGCGACCCTACAAACGGCCTGGGACGACATCCCGGAGGACGAACGGATGCGCCTCGACCGCCGACGCTGGGAGGCCCATTTCCGCAAGAAGATCGAGCCGTACTTCGAAGGAAACAGGACCGAGAGGTATGTCGCAGAAGGGCCGTCCGGGGAATTCCTCGGATACCTGATCCTCGGCGAGAGCGGCTTCCTCACGCCGGAAACGCACGCGTTCATCTACGACATTTGGGTCGCCCCGGACCAACGAGGCAAGGGAGTCGGGAAGTCGCTCGTCGAATGGGCCGGCGAGTGGGCACGGAAGCGCGGGCATCGGAAGATCAAGCTCGAGGTGGCCGAGACGAACGCGCGGGCGCAGCACGTCTACGAGAGCCTCGGCTTCCGCGCGGAGCGCCGTTATATGGGGAGGATCCTCGAGTAG
- a CDS encoding DnaJ domain-containing protein has translation MRIHPPRFGRGWPSRAAIERAYRERAKRLHPDSGGDPREFRKVQWAIEVLRRYRPRDA, from the coding sequence GTGCGAATCCACCCGCCGCGGTTCGGCCGAGGCTGGCCCTCCCGCGCGGCGATCGAGAGGGCGTACCGGGAGCGCGCGAAGCGTCTGCATCCGGACTCCGGTGGAGACCCGCGCGAGTTCCGGAAAGTGCAGTGGGCCATCGAAGTCCTCCGCCGCTACCGACCGCGCGATGCGTGA
- a CDS encoding fibrillarin-like rRNA/tRNA 2'-O-methyltransferase, producing the protein MAIRPTTWDGVYTEGAWLLTRNLVPGVSVYGESLPVEAAVEYRRWDANRSKLAAYLKCGGRRWPFGEQASVLYLGAGSGTTVSHVSDICARGLITAVEVSPRSFRNLLTLAERRANLVPVLGDASRPETYAGRVGTVDVVYQDVAQRDQESIFLKNMGMLRPGGTAFLIVKARSTDVTAAPARVFESAKQTLASSGLSVADVRSLAPFQTDHAAVVVTKP; encoded by the coding sequence ATGGCGATCCGTCCGACGACATGGGACGGCGTCTACACGGAGGGAGCGTGGCTCCTGACGCGCAACCTCGTCCCCGGCGTCTCCGTGTACGGCGAGAGCCTCCCCGTGGAGGCCGCCGTCGAGTACCGACGCTGGGACGCGAACCGAAGCAAGCTCGCCGCGTACCTGAAATGCGGCGGGCGTCGCTGGCCGTTCGGAGAGCAAGCCTCCGTCTTGTACCTCGGTGCTGGGAGCGGCACGACGGTGAGCCACGTCTCGGACATCTGTGCCCGCGGACTCATCACGGCCGTCGAGGTGTCGCCTCGTTCGTTTCGAAACCTCCTGACCCTGGCGGAGCGCCGCGCAAATCTCGTGCCCGTCCTCGGCGACGCATCGAGGCCGGAGACGTACGCGGGAAGGGTCGGGACGGTCGACGTCGTGTACCAGGACGTCGCCCAGCGCGATCAGGAGTCGATCTTCCTCAAGAACATGGGGATGCTGCGGCCCGGGGGCACGGCGTTCCTCATCGTCAAGGCGCGGTCCACCGACGTCACTGCGGCGCCGGCTCGCGTCTTTGAGTCGGCGAAGCAGACGTTGGCGTCCTCGGGCCTCTCGGTCGCGGACGTTCGGTCCCTCGCTCCGTTCCAGACAGACCACGCGGCGGTGGTGGTGACGAAGCCATAG